In a single window of the Labilithrix sp. genome:
- a CDS encoding FxLYD domain-containing protein — protein sequence MSFRPLVLASVLSLSLSLALAPDAAAAGETFVEPKELAVVEHAYVSPPRGKDDKENYTLQLQIWGELRNDSKQTVRTITADVTFYDAAGKLIGIDSIGTASKKDVNDPTPGDRVDAEVHFVPPGASVPFQYRRNLAAIRGVPATHKITLRKAVVVPDGPRAVLTNASESVAVTANPNLPDNPTVARRRVFSATLENQGPAACRAPRLVISFFGPDGKIKDVRTFGARPEKNWELVVPKGGSVPVKGAVLVEHANAWYEKAPVKTYADCDPFG from the coding sequence ATGAGCTTCCGTCCCCTCGTCCTCGCGTCCGTGCTCTCGCTCTCCCTTTCCCTCGCCCTGGCGCCGGACGCCGCGGCGGCAGGAGAGACGTTCGTCGAGCCGAAGGAGCTCGCCGTCGTCGAGCACGCGTACGTCTCTCCGCCGCGCGGCAAGGACGACAAGGAGAACTACACGCTGCAGCTCCAGATCTGGGGCGAGCTCCGGAACGACTCGAAGCAGACGGTGCGCACCATCACCGCCGACGTCACGTTCTACGACGCCGCGGGCAAGCTGATCGGGATCGACTCGATCGGGACGGCGTCGAAGAAGGACGTGAACGACCCCACCCCGGGCGATCGGGTCGACGCCGAGGTGCACTTCGTGCCGCCGGGCGCCTCGGTGCCGTTCCAGTATCGCCGCAACCTCGCCGCGATCCGCGGCGTCCCGGCGACGCACAAGATCACGCTCCGCAAGGCCGTCGTCGTCCCCGACGGGCCGCGCGCCGTCCTCACGAACGCGTCGGAGAGCGTCGCCGTGACGGCGAACCCCAACCTCCCCGACAACCCGACCGTCGCGCGGCGGCGCGTCTTCTCCGCCACGCTCGAGAATCAGGGGCCGGCCGCGTGCCGCGCGCCGCGCCTCGTCATCTCGTTCTTCGGGCCCGACGGCAAGATCAAGGACGTCCGCACGTTCGGCGCGCGTCCGGAGAAGAACTGGGAGCTCGTGGTCCCGAAGGGCGGCTCGGTGCCGGTGAAGGGCGCCGTGCTCGTCGAGCACGCGAACGCCTGGTACGAGAAGGCGCCGGTGAAGACGTACGCCGACTGCGATCCGTTTGGCTGA
- a CDS encoding Uma2 family endonuclease — protein MSAASKTLATAETLLALGDEPFEVIGGELVRRADPSAEHGDAQGSLVASIRSRFHRGSGGPEGPGGWWILPEVDVELARHEIVRPDLGGWRRDRVPERPTGRPIRHRPDWMCEVLSAINARNDLVWKLDLYRRVEILHYWIVDPQTETLTVHRLTPDGYLIALRADRSATVRAEPFEAIELRVGALFGDE, from the coding sequence GTGAGCGCCGCATCGAAGACCCTCGCGACGGCGGAGACGTTGCTCGCGCTCGGCGACGAGCCGTTCGAGGTCATCGGGGGTGAGCTCGTTCGGCGGGCGGATCCGAGCGCGGAGCACGGCGACGCGCAGGGAAGCCTCGTCGCCTCGATCCGGTCGCGTTTTCATCGGGGCAGCGGCGGGCCCGAAGGTCCCGGCGGTTGGTGGATCTTGCCCGAGGTCGACGTCGAGCTCGCGCGGCACGAGATCGTCCGTCCGGACCTCGGTGGATGGCGCCGCGATCGCGTTCCCGAGCGGCCGACGGGACGGCCCATTCGTCACCGCCCTGATTGGATGTGCGAGGTGCTCTCCGCGATCAACGCGCGAAACGACCTCGTGTGGAAGCTCGACCTCTATCGGCGCGTCGAGATCCTGCACTACTGGATCGTCGATCCTCAGACCGAGACGCTCACCGTGCATCGGCTCACGCCCGACGGTTACCTCATCGCCCTGCGCGCGGACCGTTCCGCGACGGTGCGCGCCGAGCCTTTCGAGGCGATCGAGCTCCGTGTCGGCGCGCTCTTCGGCGACGAATAG